A single region of the Arthrobacter sp. PAMC25564 genome encodes:
- a CDS encoding glutaredoxin domain-containing protein, with the protein MTHAHEIQAREGVATVVYTKPDCVQCTQTFRMLDRAGIYYTKVDVSQDETALKFIKALDYMQAPVVYVSTIDGDEHWSGFNPDLIKANITERADVA; encoded by the coding sequence ATGACCCACGCCCACGAAATCCAAGCCCGCGAGGGTGTCGCCACGGTCGTCTATACGAAGCCAGATTGCGTCCAGTGCACCCAAACATTCCGGATGCTCGACCGCGCCGGAATCTACTACACCAAGGTCGATGTCAGCCAGGACGAGACCGCCCTGAAGTTCATCAAGGCACTCGACTACATGCAGGCCCCCGTCGTCTACGTCTCCACCATCGACGGGGACGAGCACTGGTCAGGATTCAATCCGGACCTCATCAAGGCCAACATCACGGAACGGGCGGACGTCGCGTGA
- a CDS encoding single-stranded DNA-binding protein produces the protein MAGETTLTVIGNLTNDPELRFTPSGSAVANFTIASTPRTFDKNSNEFKDGETLFLRASVWREAAENVAESLTKGMRVIVSGHLKSRSYETKEGEKRTVIELEVDEIGPSLKYANAKVNRTQRSGGQGGGQASSGNAGGGNWGGNQPAAQEDPWATPPQGAGNGGGWGNGPDSEPPF, from the coding sequence ATGGCCGGCGAAACGACTTTGACCGTAATTGGCAACCTAACCAACGATCCTGAGTTGCGGTTCACGCCGTCCGGATCCGCGGTGGCCAACTTCACCATCGCGTCCACCCCGCGCACGTTCGACAAGAACAGCAACGAGTTCAAGGACGGCGAAACCCTGTTCCTTCGGGCATCGGTTTGGCGTGAGGCTGCGGAGAACGTCGCCGAATCGCTAACCAAGGGGATGCGCGTCATCGTGTCCGGGCACCTCAAGTCCAGGTCCTATGAAACTAAGGAGGGCGAGAAGCGTACCGTCATCGAACTGGAAGTTGACGAGATCGGCCCGTCCCTCAAGTACGCGAACGCCAAGGTGAACCGGACGCAGCGCTCCGGCGGCCAAGGCGGCGGCCAGGCATCGAGTGGCAACGCTGGCGGCGGCAACTGGGGCGGCAATCAGCCCGCCGCACAGGAAGACCCATGGGCCACGCCCCCGCAAGGCGCCGGCAACGGCGGCGGCTGGGGTAACGGGCCCGACTCCGAACCACCGTTTTAG